GGCCGGGCCGGCGTCGAGGCCGCGCTGGACGAACACGACGTCGAGGTGACCGACGAACAACTCGACGAGATCGTCGCCCGTGTCAAGGAGATCGGCGACCGCGGCAAGCGGGTCACCGACGCCGACCTGCTGACGATCGCCGACGACGTGACCGGCCAGGAACAGGATCGCCGCGTCGAGTTGCTCGGCCTGACGGCCGTCTCCGGATCTGACACCCCGACAGCGAGCGTCCGGCTCTCGGTCGACGGGGAGGAGCGCAAGGAGGCCTCCGTGGGTTCGGGGCCAGTCGACGCCGCGATGAACGCCGCCGAAACCGCACTCTCTCACGCCGCCGACGCGACCCTGGAGGACTACCACGTCGACGCGATCACCGGCGGGACAGACGCGGTCGTGACCGTCGAGATCGAGATGTCCCGCGGCGACGACCACGTCCGAGTCTCGGCGAGCGACTCCGACATCACCCGTGCGTCGGTCCGGGCGATGGTCGACGCGATGGACCGACTGGTCGCCGACGACAGCGAACGGCTCGTCGCCGACGACTGAGTCGAGCACACGTCCGTGTCGCCGACCAACAGAGCAGCTGCCTGCTCCTGTTTCGACCGGCGTTCGAGTCGCAGACGGACACCGAGGCCCCGTTCGACAGCCGGATCAGACGGTACTGAGAGCTATCCAGGTACACCCGCGGGAGTGTGTTACTCGGCGATATCGACGACGGCGTCTAACCCATCGACCTCGTAGGTCGGCGTCACGGAGAGGTCGGTGTCGACGGTGTGTGGCCGGCGGACGAACGCCGAGTCGATGCCCGCCCGCCGGGCCGCCTCGATGTCCGATTCGCTGTCGCCGACGTACAGCGCGTCGGTCACACCGAGGTCCGCCAGTGCCTGTTCGATGTAGTAGGGACTGGGTTTCTTCCGTCGGAGGCTCCCGACGGTCGGCGGGCGACCCCTGACAGTCCCGAAGTGTCGATCCAGTCCGAAGTGGTCGAACGCGAAATCGACGGTCGCCTGCTGGTTCGAGGAGACCACGCCCAGTGGCCCGTCGAGCCGATCGAGGACTCTGACGTCGCCGTAGGGACGCTTCTCTCCCGCCCGGATCGCCGCCCGCTGGGCCTCCGAGATCGCTCGGTCCCGAGCTCTCCAGAACTGCTCGGGGTCCAGCCCGTAGTGGCGACAGACCGCGTCGAGTCGGTCCGGTGTGACGCCGATACGCATCGCTTCCAGATGGTCGGGCCGGGGATCGACGACGCCGACCCGTCTGAACGCGTCCCGGGTCCCCGCCTGATGGGTCCTCGTACTCGTCAGGGTCAACAGGACGCCGTCGTTGTCGAAGACGACCGACTCGTACCTCATCGACAACCGCTGGGAGGCCAGCGGACAGAAGCGTTTCGCTCTCGGTCAGAAGCCGGGGTCGTCGTCCTCCCGTTCGAACTCCTCGGGAGGGCGGCCCGCCTGGTCGACGACCTCGTCGGAGACGACGATCGGGCAATCGACGCGCAACGCGATCGCGATGCTGTCGGAGGGACGTGCGTCGAACACCAGATCCCGGCGGCGGTCCTCCGTGTACTGCTCGGCGTCGATCTTCGCGTAGAAGGTGCCGTCGGCCAGATCGTCGATACGAACCCGATCGATCGCACCGCCGAACTCCGCGACCATCTCGACGAGGAGATCGTGCGTGAGCGGCCGTTCGAACGGCTCGCCGTCGATCGCTAACTGCATCGACTGCGCCTGGTCGGAGCTGACGAAGATCGGGACGATCTCTCCACGCGCACGGAGGAGGACGACCGGCGTCCCCGTCCCCTCGTCGTCGACGCCGACACCGACGCCCTCGACCGTGGCCTCGTGTTCCATACCCCGGGATTGTAGACGGAGCTATGAAAATGTATACCCCGCTACCGACTGTCGCTATCGTCGCACAGGCGGCGAACACGGTACTTTTGGCCGTCCACTCCCAAGCGGGCCACATGGACGACGCCGCCGAACGCGGGATGGGGGCCGAAAACCGTGCCCGGACGACCGCCGATCTCCTCGAAGACGACGAGGAGGCGGACGTGGGTGTCGACCGCCTGCGCGCGGCCAAGTACGTCGCCCCGTTTCTCTTCCTGGGGCTGTTCGACCTCGTGTTGTTGCTCGGCTGGGGGCTCGATCCGCTGTGGGGGTTCATGATTCTCCCCCCGATCCTGTTCGTCAGCGTGTTGGCCTGGATCGCCTTCCGGACCGGGTTCGCGAGCGAACGGACCGGACAGGACCGGCCACAGAACTAGTCGAACAGGTCGTCGACCGCCCCGCGTGCGGCGAGCGCGGCGTCGTCGGCGACCTGCCGCTCGTCGGCGTTGGTATCCGGCGCGTTGACGTAGACGTCCACGTCGAGGACCCCGTCTTCGAACGTGACGGTTACGTCGATGTCCTCGATCTCGCCGACATCGAACCGGGAGAAGACGACGTTTTCGGCCGCGTTGGCGGCCGTCTCGACGACTTCGTCGTCTGTCGGCATCGCCTTATGCGCCGCCTGCGCCGGGACCGCCTGCCGGGCCGCCGCCGGGGCCGCCACCGAGCATCTGCTGGAGTTCGCTCTGGAGCTCCTCGAACTGCTCTTGGACGCGACTTTCCTGCTTTTCGAGGGTCTCGACGCGGACTTCGAGGTTGCTGACCTTCTCTTCGAGGTCGTCGTGCGCTTCGTCGAGATCCGTCTGGACCAGCAGTTCGCCGACCTCGCGGTACATCACGGTGTCGTCCTCGACGTCGTCGAGTTCGTCCAGGGCAGTCTGTGACTCTTGGAGGTCTGTCTCGGCCTGCTGTTTCTGTGCGGCGACCTGCTGTGCGGTCTCCTGCAGGTCCTGCAGTTCCTCGAGCTTCTCCTGTGCTTCGGGTGGGAGATTTCCTTGCATACTCCGACGGTCGAGGTCCGCAGTGTTAAACCCACGCTTTCACCCTGAGCGGCAGGCCCCTACTCGGGATAGAGTTCCTGCTCGCGGTCGATCGCGTCGATCCGCTCGATTTCACTCTCGTCCAGGTCCAACTCGGCAGCTTCGCGATTAGCCCGCAGGTGCTCGCGGGAGGACGCTTTCGGAATCGTGACGACGTTGTCGTGAGCGAGCACCCAGGCGATGCTGACGGCGGCGGGTGTGGTGTCGTGGGTCGCCGCGATGTCGGTGATCGTCGGATCGTCGAAGACAGCCCCGCCCGCCAGCGGCGAGTACGCGACCAGCGGATAGCCGTGAGTCTGTGCGTCCGCGAGCAACTCCCGACGGGAGAAGAACGGATGGAACTCGACCTGGTGGGCCGCGATAGGTGCGTCGAGATGCTCGCGAGCGGTCGCCAGTTGCTCGGGCTCGAAGTTCGAGAGGCCGACGTGGGTCGCCAGTCCGTCCTCCCGGACCGCATCGAGTGCCGGGAGCGTCCCGCCCGGCTCGTAGTCGCCGCGAGGGCGATGGACGTACAGCAGATCGACCGCGTCCAGCCCGAGCCGGTCGAGACTCGCTTCGGTTCCCCGCCGGACGTCGTCACCGGCCAGACGATCGACCCACAGTTTCGTCGCGACGAGCAGCTCCGAGCGGTCGATCGACGCCGCGGCGATCCCGTCGCCGACGACACCTTCGTTCTCGTAGATCTGTGCGGTATCGAGATGGCGGTACCCGATCTCGATCGCGGTCGCGACCGTCGATGCGTCGGAGATTCCCATCGTCCCGAGGCCGACAGGCGGAAGATGCATACGCGACGGTCGACCGGCGATCCAAAGGGGTTGTCGGTCAGAACTCCCGGTGGTCGGTGACGGCATCGGCGTGTTCCGCCCACTTCTCGACGGTGGGCGCTCCCCAGTACCGGACCGTTTCGCTGCGCTCGTCGAAATCCAGTACGCCGAAGTCGTGGAGTTTCGGGAGATGTGTCTCGATCAGTTCGGTCTCGACGGCGTCGACGGTTGCGTCGGTCGGGGGGACTGAACTCGACTGTCCACGGGTGCTGACGGCGACGGCGAGAGGACGGACATCGATAGCCTGCTGGTCGGCCGTCGAGAGGTGTCGGCAGACTGCGCGCCGCCGCCAGTCCGCGAGGATGTCGAAGACGTCGTCGACGATCGGCGTCGTGAACCCACGGTCCTGTGGCGTCATTCCCTGCCACTGCTCACCCGTTGAACCGTCGGTACTACGGTTTGACATACACCGATACGATTGACCGCCCCGGGTATCAACTGACTATCTAGCTACCTAGACGAGGCTTCGGACACTGTCTCCCGACTATCCTTCTCGGGTGCTCTGGACCGTTCCCGCACCGGTATCGGCCCTCTCAGCGGTCCCCACCAGCGTCAGCCAGGTGTTACAACCGGCTCGCAGCGCGACGAGGTCGTCGGCAGTCACCGTGATCTCGACGGTGTCCCCCTCGCGCACGAGCGTCGCGGTCGTCCTGTCACCGTCGATCGCACCGATCTCGGGGCGGACGCTGCGCTCGACCCGGCGAGCGCGTTCGGCTGAGTCGAACGGAACGGAGAGAACAGTGGTGTGTGGACCGCTCACTCGACGTTGATTTCTTTGATGTCTGGCGCGCGCTCCTTGAGCAGCACCCGGTGCCCACAGTACGGACAGCGGACGCCACCGTACTCGTCGAGCGTCACGTCGCGCTTACAGCGAGAACACTTGTAGCTCATACGTTGTGTGTGTCGATGGAGACTCTTTACTCCTCGTCTTCTCCCAGCGCGGCACGGATCGAGCGGCGGACGGTCTTGCCACCGGGCGTCTCGGGCTTGTAGCTCCCGCCGGTGAACGTGTACTCACAGTAGCCGCACTGCCAGATACCGGTTCCCTGCCGGTCGACACGGTCCTCACCGCAGTTCGGGCAGGTGTGGTCTTCGTTCATCTCCGCTTCGATCTCGGCGACGCGGCGGCGTGAGACACGACCGTAGCGAGCACCGAACCGGCCGGCGCTTCCGGTACGTCCCTTTTTGCTGGCCATAGTGTTCTGCTGTCCGCCGAGCGTCCACATAAGCCCTTCGAGAGCGAGTTCCGCGGCTGGTTCCGTTCGGTATAGACTCACAGGGGACACGGGAGCCAGAAGTGGCACCTGAGAGAGATAGTATTTATGCAATCATAATATCTCTCAATTAACGTCAGACAACATAAAAACGGCCACAGCTTCTAAGCGTTCGTGTCGAGAACCCTCGAACTGTATGGACGAAGCACTCGAAGTCGTCGACATCGTCGCGGACTCGGGATTCGAGGGCATCGTCACCTGGGTCCTCCGTCTCGTGGGACTCGTCGTCCTGATCGCCGGGCTAGGAATGTGGCTGTTTACCGATGCCGGGCTCTTGGTCGTGCCGGCGCTGCTGATCCTGGGTGGATTGGTGTTGCTGGCCGCGCCGAGTGTCCTCCTCCTGCTCGCCGAGTTCGTCTGACGGGCCAACGTCACCCTCGTCGGTGGACGGGCGTTACTCTTGGAGTTCAGCCGCTTGAAGCGCCTCGTTGAGATCGGCACGGACGTGTTCACCCAGTTCGCGGTCGCCGGCGGTCGTGACCACACGGTTCTCTTGAACGCTCGAGCCGTCCCGGATCAACACCCGGACGTTCCCGTTCGCGTCCGCCCGCGTAGCCTTCGCTCGGACGCCACCACGGGCCCCGGAGCCGCTGGCGTCGATCGGCCCCGGAATGACCTTCTTGACGTGAGGATGGTCCGCGACGGTCTGGAGGGCCTGCTGCCCGGTCCGGCCGCCGATCAGCGTCGAGTGGCTCCCGCCGAGCTTCTCGGCCAGCGACGCCTCGACGACCTCCAGGGCGGGTTCGCCGCGGCGGTCGAGGACCCGCTGGACCGGGTCGTCGCCTTCGACCCGGTAGAACTCGTAGTGGAGTTGGCCCCGGACGGCACCGATGACGGCCCGATCCCCCGTGACGTACACCTCCTCCGGTCGCTTCCGGCGCACCTCGTCTGCGATCAGCCCGGCGAAGTTGCGCAGTTCCACCACGGCCGACTGGTCGCTTCCCCCGCCCTCCGGCGTGGTCGTCACCGTTCGCTGGCCGACGACCTCGTCGTCGGCGATACAGGAGACAGTCGCCCGGTCCCGGCCCAGTTCCAGGACGACGACCTCCGTATTGGCAGTGTGACAGACCAGGCAGTAATCGCCCGGTCGGGAGAGCGGCGTCGCACACTGCCGACAGTCCATGGTCGTCTATACGGGACCTGCCGGGGATAAGCGGGGCGGTCCGTCGCTCGACCATGTGCATTGCCAACACATTTTTTGCTCGGCTGTCCAACAGACTCCCGTGCGTGCCGGACCGCTCGGATCGCTGCGAGAACGGGTGCGGGCAGCGACGCGACCGTTGACGGCGTTCGTGGCGGTCGTCGCCGCCAGCATCGCCGGGTTCGTCGCGTTGACCGGTATCTCGGTCGTCGACGCGGCCTTCTGGTTGCTCGACCCGACCAGCATCGAGTTGTACTTCGAACACCACGACGGACCGGAGCGGACGACCAAAGGGTTCGCCGTCGTCGCGTTCACGGCGTTGATTCTCGCCGGCATCTGGGTCGGGGAATCGGCGCTGGACGCGGCCTTCGACGGCCGACTGGAGGAGGAACTCAGACGTATGCAAACGGAACGGAAGATCGCGGAACTCACCGACCACGTCGTCGTCTGTGGACACGGGATGTTCGGACGAACAGTCGCAGAACGGCTCCGATCCCGTGGGCGGTCGGTCGTCGTCGTCGAATCCGACGAGAGCCAGCGGGAGCGCATCGACGAGTCGACGCTGGTCGTCGCGGGCGACGCGCGTCGGGAACCGGTCTTGGAGGAAGCCGGCGTCGACCGTGCAGCGGCGGTGGTCGCGGCCATCGACGATTCGAGCGCGAACATCCAGATCGGCGTCGCCGTGAGCCAGTTGGCGCCGGAGGCACGACTCGTGGTCCGGGTCGGGGAGCGGATGTACGAGTCGACGGCCAGGCGTGTGGGTGCCGACGTGGTGGTCATCCCCGAAGAGGTCAGCGGCTCGGAGGTAGCAGAAGAGCTGTGAACCGGTCACACGGCAGGGTCGCCCTTGCGGAACTCCCGCAGTAGAACCGTCGCGTAGCTCCCTTTCGGGAGCGAAAAGGAAAACGCCAGGTCGTCCCCGTCGCGGGCGACGGCCAGATCGGTCCGGAGCAGGACTGCCCGGCGGGTCCCCGTCGAGTCGAACTCCCCCGGGAGGTCGAAGTCACCGGGTTCCAGGCCGACTTCGGCGAGCACCGCCCGTTCGATCTCTCCGGGGTCGCCGTCTGCCAGGTCCGTCTCGGTCCCGATCAGCGGCGCTGTGACGAACGCCCGTCCACGCGCACAGTGTCGTTGGACGGTCCGCAGGCGTCGATCCGTCACCCGCTGGGTTCGGTCGGTGTCCGGGAGCCGGAGGCCCTCGGGCGCGTCACCGTCGGCGAAACAGACCACGTCGCCCTCGACGGGGCGGTCGAACGGAAGCCCCCGTGCCAGCCGCTCAGAGAGGATGCGGTTGAAGACGTACGACTGGGCGGCGTTGACGAACAGCGTCTGGAGGTTCGACGGGACCGCCTCCAGCGCGTCCCGGAAGTCCGCCGGGGTCCCGGCACCGTTCTCGACGAGCCGGTGACAGATCGAGCGTTCGTAGCCGAGCGCACGGGGCAGTCGCTCCAGCGCACCGGCCCAGTCGTGGGTCTCGTCGACGTAGGCCCGTGCCTCGCGGGTATCCGCCGGTTCCCGTTCGCTCGGGTTCCCGACGTAGGCCAGCACGGCACCTTTCCACTCCCCGCGGGCGATCTGGAGGCCGACCTCGTGGGTGACTGGCCGGCGCGACCCGAACCGCTGTTGGCCGAAGTAGTTGGGGACGCCGACGGTCCGTTCGTCGTCAGGGAGGCCCCTCCCGGACCCCTCGTCCCCGTCCTCGCCGGCGCCGAACGCCGCTAGATCGCCGAGTACCGACGCGGCGTTGTCCGGTGCGTCCGCCTCGCGGACGACGATCTCGAAGGCGTTGCCAGCCAGATCACCGAAGAGGATGGGCCGGCCGGCACGGCCGATCACCTCGATGTCGGCGTCGTCGATCGCGGGGACAGCCTCGGCGTCGATCCCCTTGACCGAGAACAGTTGGCGGGTGACCGCGCGCTTGTCCTTGGTCCCCGCCCAGGAGACCCGCTCCCGGGAGATACCCAGCCGGTCCGACAGCGCACTCGCGAAGTCGTTGGTGTCCCAGTCGCGCAGCTCCACACGCACGACGAGATGGGGGTAGGCACCGGTGTCGGCGTCGACGGGTTCGGTGTCGAACGCCTCCAGTTCCGTGACCCGGAAGTCCGCCGGTGACTCCCTGAGGTGGCCGCCCACGCCGTCGGCGTCACTGACGTAGTACTCCATGCCGACCGACTGTTCGATCGCGTGGGCCTCGCGCATCTGTTAGTGGCTCCTTCGTCGGCACGGGTTTAGCGTTGGCGTTGTGCGGGCGGTCAGTCGTAGGCGTCGAACTCCTCGCCGAACGCGATGAAGTACGCGACACCGAGGAGGCCGACAGCCGAGGCGGTGAGGAAGGCCAGTTGCGGACCGGCTCTGATGGTCCGGCCGGCGATACCGAGCGCCCACTCGCTGCCGTAGAGCCAGCCGCCCAGGGCGGCGCTGGGGATGACGACGGTGTTGCGCACGAGGTAGTAGGTACCGGTGACGCGGCCGCCGGCGTCGGCCTCGGCGGGACCGACGATCAGCGCCTTGTGTGCCGGTAAACCGGCGAAGCGTAGCCCGGAGTAGGCAAAGAGCGCGATCACGAGCCACTGGTCGGCCGGCGCGAAGATCAGTGCCAGCGGGAAGAGTGCGTACACGGAAAACCCGAGCGCCACGGCGGGCTTGAGGCCGGCGTACTCCGCGAGTTTCGAGACCGGCGCCATCGAGAGGATGGCGACGACCATCTCGACGCCCAGCAGGACGCCGAAGAAGGCGTCGGGACGCAACGAGAGCCCGAACCCGGAGAACCCCACGGAGAGAAAGTCCGTGACGACGATGACGAAGAAGACGTAGACCATCCCGTTGGCGAACCGGACGAGCGTGTCCGCGACCAACAGCGGGAGCAGCGGCGCGGGCATCGACCGCAGGTCCGCGAGCACCTGACCGACGCCCTCGAAGGACTTCCCCAGCGAGTCCTCGCTGGCGTCGTAGAGGACGTGCTGGGCGACGGTCGCGACCAGCGAGAACGCGATCGCCGCGAGCAGGATCGACTGGAACCCCCCGGAGAACGTCGGCGTCAGCGCGAGCAGGCCGGCCGCGAGCAGCGGGCCGAACAGGAAGCCGATCCGGCGGAACATCTCCGTGCTGGCAAACCCCATCGCCAGCCGCTGGGGCGGGACCGCCTGTTTGACGATGGCGAAGGTGGCCCCGAGCCCGAAGGACTTCCAGGCCTGTGCGAGGAAGAGACCGACGAAGACCAGTCCCCAGGCGGGCACCTGCAGCGGGCCGACGGCGACATCGCCGACGATCGAAGCGAGATACCACAGGCCAAAACCGAGGGTGGCCAGCACGGCGAAGGCCGTCAGCGCCAGCCGCGAGCCGATCCGGTCGGAGATCGCACCGCCCGGATACGGGTAGACGGCGCTGATGAGGTTGCCGACGCTGCCGTAGAGACCGATGACGCTCGCGCTCGCGCCCAGGACGCGCAGGTACTCCGGCACGTACCGGCCGGTCATCTGGAACGCTAGGCTGAAAGCGAGCATCGACAGCGAGAGGACCAGCACGTCCCGCTCCAGGGCGAAGAACTGCCGGAAGCTATCGAGCAGGTCGACCGGTTCCTCGCCGTCGGTGGCCATGGGTGACTCGCACGGTCGGCGGGTACTTAGTTCCGGGAATTGCGGCCAGTAGCGACTATATAGCGGTATAATGCGGGATTTTCACACACCAGTTCGGGACACGGGACACACATATGGCTCCAGCCCGAGCCACGGGTATGACCGAGCGGATCACCGGCGAAGTCATCCACGTCGTCGAGCCGTCGGATCTCGACGACTACGACCTCCAGCCCGAACTCGAAGAGCTGGCCGACTCGCGGTACGTCCTCGTCTGTCGGGAGGGTGGTGTCCCGTCGTGGTTCGAACGCGTCCGGGCGTTTCTGCTGCGACGACCCATCGAACCGATCACGCTCGTCGCGGAACGGGGTGCCGACGAGGGCGAGGAAGTGACCGCGAGCGTTCGGGAGACGGGGATGCCGGGCGTCTACGAGGCGACGCGACTCGACTGATCTCGTCGCGTCGGAACGCGAAAACCGGTCGGTGACAGTCTCAGACCGCCGACTCGTAGTCCTCGAACCGGTCGATCTCGACGCCGTCCTCGGTGACCTCGGCGAGGACGATTCCGTTCCCGGAACCGGTGTCACGCTCTGCGGCGGACTGGACCGCACGGATCGCCAGCTCACGGGCTTCTTCGAGGCTCATCTCGGGGTCGTACTCGCCCTCGATGGTCCCCGTCGCGACCATGGTCCCGGAGCCCGTAACTGTATAATCGTCCTGCAGGACGCCGCCGGCCGGGTCGACGCTGTAGACGTGGCTGCCGTCCTCGTCGACCCCGCCGATGATGGGGTTGATGGCGAAGAAGGGGCCACCGCGGGCGAAGTTGCCCGCGAGCGTCGACAGGGCGTGGATGCTCAGGGGCTCGTTACGACGCACCTCGTAGAGGTTCGCCTCCGAGCGCAGCGAGCGGATGAACGACTGAGCGCCGCCGACGCTGCCGACCAGCGTCATCGCGGCCGTCGGGTGGATCTGCTCGACCTTCTGGACCTGTTTGTTCGAGACGAACCGGCCGCCCAGCGAGGCGCGTCGATCCGTCGCGATGAGGACGCCCTCGTCGGTGCTGATACCGACCGTGGTCGTCCCCGTCTTGGTCACCGTCTCCTCGTCGCGGTTGCTGTCGTCCGAGGGGATGGTTCCGACCTGTGGCTCGTAGGCGTCGGTCAGGCGGTTGTCGGGATCGTACATCACTCCTCACCTCCGAGTTCGAACTCGGCCAGGCGGTCGGCGATGTCGTCCTCCTCGAGCTTCGTGAACTGCTCGGTCTCGACGTCGATCGTGGCGATGTCGACACCGGTCGCGTCGAGGCCGTCGTCGTTGACCGACGCGAGCGAGCGCAGCGCCAGTTCGACGCCGGCTTCCAGGTCCATCTCGTCGGTGTACTCCTCTTCGAGGTAGGTCTGGATGTCCTCGCGGGAGCCACCGATGGCGACCGCTTGCCACTCGTAAGGGGTCCCCGACGGGTCCGTCTCGAACAGGCGGGGCTCGCCGTTCTCGATGCCACCGACCAGCAGCGCGACGCCGAACGGCCGTGCGCCGCCGGTCTGGGTGTACTGCTGGATGTAGTCGGTGATCTCCTTCGTGAGCGATTCGACGGAGGCCGGCTCGTCGTAGCGCAGCCGGTTGACCTGAGCCTGCCGGCGCGCCACGTCGATGAGTTGCCGGGCGTCGGCCACGTGGCCGGCGCTGGCGATCCCGACGTGGTCGTCGATCTCGTGGATCTTCTCGATGCTGTCGCGCTCGATGAGCGGCGACCGGGCGCGCCGGTCGGCCGCCAGTACGACACCGTCGGCAGTTCGGACACCGACGCTCGCGGTGCCGCGTTTGACCGCCTCGCGGGCGTACTCGACCTGGTAGAGGCGCCCGTCCGGCGAGAAGATCGTGATCCCGCGGTCGTACGCCTGCTGTTCGTTTCCTTGCATGATCTGTGTTCTCTGTTGTTCACCTGAGGTTAGGGTTTCTTGTATATAACCATACCGGTGGTATGGCCGCCACTGTCCTCAGTACAGCGGCAGGTCGCCGGTGACCCGGTCGACGAGTTCGTCCTCTGCGGGACCGACCGCCAACGCAGTGACGGTCCCGGGATCGAGCTCGGTGTGACCGGCGTCTCTGACGACCGCATGCGGCAGGCCCTCGCGCTCGGCAGCATCGGCGAGTTCGAACAGCTCGTCCTCGCTCGTCGCTTTGAGCACGACCTTCTTCTGGCCCTCGCCTTTCCAGGCGGTCCGGGCCTTCCGACCCGCGTCCTCGAAGGCCGACAGGGCGGCGTGTGCGACCTGGGCGGCGAGTTTCCCCTCGCCCATCCCGATGTCCACACGAGCGACGATGGCCTGCTTCATACCCCAACATGGCGACCCGTACTTAAAGCCCCCTCGGAGCACCCGACCGGTTGCACGTACCACAGGGTACATACACCATGGGCGTGGAGTCCCCCACGACACCCCATGGCGCTGCGACTCCTGACCCAGCCCCGACAGTTCTTCGCGGACCGCGAGTCGGAGTTGAACGGCGTCCTCGGGGCCGGACTGGCAACCCTGTTCTCGCTGGTCCTGACGAGCGTCGTCGGCGCCTCGCTGTGGCTGTTCGCTCGGGGACTGGGGAACGGAGTCACCGGCGAGTTCCGGACGGCGGTGACCGACGCGCTCCCGCTGCTTTTCCTGGCCGTGCTCGTCCTCTGGCTCGTGCTCGGGGCGGCGCTGTTCCTCGGAGCGAAACTGGGCGGCGGACGCGGCACGTTCGGCGCGACGCTGGAGGTCGCGGCCTGGGGCTTGGTGCCAACGCTGGTCGGCGTCGTCGTCGTCGGCGCGGCCCTCGTGGTGTACGGCCTCCAGGCCGACCTCGCGATCGATAGCCTGGCGGCGCTCGGTGCCCGACTCCGCCCGCTCCAGAGCGGGGTCTCCGGGCTCGCGGTCCTCCTGGTCCAGATCGGGACTGCCGCCTGGCAGGCGTTCATCTGGGCGGCCGGCCTCCGAGTCGCCCACGGTATCGACCGGTTCAGCGCGGTGGCGACGGCC
Above is a window of Haloarcula halophila DNA encoding:
- a CDS encoding DUF7344 domain-containing protein, giving the protein MSNRSTDGSTGEQWQGMTPQDRGFTTPIVDDVFDILADWRRRAVCRHLSTADQQAIDVRPLAVAVSTRGQSSSVPPTDATVDAVETELIETHLPKLHDFGVLDFDERSETVRYWGAPTVEKWAEHADAVTDHREF
- a CDS encoding DUF2103 domain-containing protein, which translates into the protein MDCRQCATPLSRPGDYCLVCHTANTEVVVLELGRDRATVSCIADDEVVGQRTVTTTPEGGGSDQSAVVELRNFAGLIADEVRRKRPEEVYVTGDRAVIGAVRGQLHYEFYRVEGDDPVQRVLDRRGEPALEVVEASLAEKLGGSHSTLIGGRTGQQALQTVADHPHVKKVIPGPIDASGSGARGGVRAKATRADANGNVRVLIRDGSSVQENRVVTTAGDRELGEHVRADLNEALQAAELQE
- a CDS encoding DUF3194 domain-containing protein; the encoded protein is MPTDDEVVETAANAAENVVFSRFDVGEIEDIDVTVTFEDGVLDVDVYVNAPDTNADERQVADDAALAARGAVDDLFD
- a CDS encoding 50S ribosomal protein L37ae, whose protein sequence is MWTLGGQQNTMASKKGRTGSAGRFGARYGRVSRRRVAEIEAEMNEDHTCPNCGEDRVDRQGTGIWQCGYCEYTFTGGSYKPETPGGKTVRRSIRAALGEDEE
- a CDS encoding aldo/keto reductase; amino-acid sequence: MHLPPVGLGTMGISDASTVATAIEIGYRHLDTAQIYENEGVVGDGIAAASIDRSELLVATKLWVDRLAGDDVRRGTEASLDRLGLDAVDLLYVHRPRGDYEPGGTLPALDAVREDGLATHVGLSNFEPEQLATAREHLDAPIAAHQVEFHPFFSRRELLADAQTHGYPLVAYSPLAGGAVFDDPTITDIAATHDTTPAAVSIAWVLAHDNVVTIPKASSREHLRANREAAELDLDESEIERIDAIDREQELYPE
- a CDS encoding DNA-directed RNA polymerase subunit P; translation: MSYKCSRCKRDVTLDEYGGVRCPYCGHRVLLKERAPDIKEINVE
- a CDS encoding bifunctional nuclease family protein, with the translated sequence MEHEATVEGVGVGVDDEGTGTPVVLLRARGEIVPIFVSSDQAQSMQLAIDGEPFERPLTHDLLVEMVAEFGGAIDRVRIDDLADGTFYAKIDAEQYTEDRRRDLVFDARPSDSIAIALRVDCPIVVSDEVVDQAGRPPEEFEREDDDPGF
- a CDS encoding potassium channel family protein, whose amino-acid sequence is MRAGPLGSLRERVRAATRPLTAFVAVVAASIAGFVALTGISVVDAAFWLLDPTSIELYFEHHDGPERTTKGFAVVAFTALILAGIWVGESALDAAFDGRLEEELRRMQTERKIAELTDHVVVCGHGMFGRTVAERLRSRGRSVVVVESDESQRERIDESTLVVAGDARREPVLEEAGVDRAAAVVAAIDDSSANIQIGVAVSQLAPEARLVVRVGERMYESTARRVGADVVVIPEEVSGSEVAEEL
- a CDS encoding prefoldin subunit beta — protein: MQGNLPPEAQEKLEELQDLQETAQQVAAQKQQAETDLQESQTALDELDDVEDDTVMYREVGELLVQTDLDEAHDDLEEKVSNLEVRVETLEKQESRVQEQFEELQSELQQMLGGGPGGGPAGGPGAGGA
- a CDS encoding KEOPS complex subunit Pcc1; amino-acid sequence: MSGPHTTVLSVPFDSAERARRVERSVRPEIGAIDGDRTTATLVREGDTVEITVTADDLVALRAGCNTWLTLVGTAERADTGAGTVQSTREG
- the truD gene encoding tRNA pseudouridine(13) synthase TruD, producing MREAHAIEQSVGMEYYVSDADGVGGHLRESPADFRVTELEAFDTEPVDADTGAYPHLVVRVELRDWDTNDFASALSDRLGISRERVSWAGTKDKRAVTRQLFSVKGIDAEAVPAIDDADIEVIGRAGRPILFGDLAGNAFEIVVREADAPDNAASVLGDLAAFGAGEDGDEGSGRGLPDDERTVGVPNYFGQQRFGSRRPVTHEVGLQIARGEWKGAVLAYVGNPSEREPADTREARAYVDETHDWAGALERLPRALGYERSICHRLVENGAGTPADFRDALEAVPSNLQTLFVNAAQSYVFNRILSERLARGLPFDRPVEGDVVCFADGDAPEGLRLPDTDRTQRVTDRRLRTVQRHCARGRAFVTAPLIGTETDLADGDPGEIERAVLAEVGLEPGDFDLPGEFDSTGTRRAVLLRTDLAVARDGDDLAFSFSLPKGSYATVLLREFRKGDPAV
- a CDS encoding HAD family hydrolase translates to MRYESVVFDNDGVLLTLTSTRTHQAGTRDAFRRVGVVDPRPDHLEAMRIGVTPDRLDAVCRHYGLDPEQFWRARDRAISEAQRAAIRAGEKRPYGDVRVLDRLDGPLGVVSSNQQATVDFAFDHFGLDRHFGTVRGRPPTVGSLRRKKPSPYYIEQALADLGVTDALYVGDSESDIEAARRAGIDSAFVRRPHTVDTDLSVTPTYEVDGLDAVVDIAE